One Scylla paramamosain isolate STU-SP2022 chromosome 6, ASM3559412v1, whole genome shotgun sequence DNA segment encodes these proteins:
- the LOC135101394 gene encoding membrane-bound transcription factor site-1 protease-like isoform X1, with the protein MKPNFRWKKTESSRKGTVASNTEAVFHNERILPYDRKEVIRDEDKGVTGGDFPYHLDMQVIKNPEVEGRKPKCYCNSQVIKTRTRQLNSGYNLKNIFYWRPDWRGSFVFVLIVVCLLSRTTQGALNSDSDATYGDDNVMFNARRLSSLTTPDPVNILQEEHNDPNGGGSKSTKMPCGKEKGVHVKIQYSSSIVENEYIVAFKGYYRQEARERFIEAALNESNVVRWEVVPRNNPASDYPSDFDVVQIQEHHKNVGLDALKDHPAVKRVTSQRMVIRHLHFVNDTEDTDLDQWEENIFANVSETEGYPGMIFNVTDSDRITLGDETSLNSEEELTDTQEVHGDDMEYDHIFSEATADKTGTKGTGDGEPCSGDKCKEGETEDGTWPASRPLRRSSLTLGTAFWQTTGRHSSRRLLRAIPRQITTTLQADVLWSMGITGTGVKVAVFDTGLSKSHPHFKRIKERTNWTNEKTLDDGLGHGTFVAGVIASSGKTCLGFAPDAELHIYRVFTNNQVSYTSWFLDAFNYAILKKVDVLNLSIGGPDFMDHPFVDKVWELTANRVIMVSAIGNDGPLYGTLNNPADQMDVIGVGGINFEDQIARFSSRGMTTWELPQGYGRVKPDIVTYGSLVQGSSMEGKCRQLSGTSVASPVVAGAVTLLASGVLHRGGIINPASMKQALMASARRLPGVNMFEQGHGKLDLVKAYQVLSKYKPQASLSPSYIDLTECQYMWPYCTQPLYYGAMPLIVNVTILNGMGVSGRIVEKPVWHPYTPQFGQHLEMAFTYSEVLWPWSGHLAVWITVAESGKDWEGYARGHISITVESPPEEGETQPRISHVKLPVKAKMIPTPPRHKRVLWDQFHNLRYPPGYFPRDNLRMNNDPLDWNADHIHTNFKDMYQHLRNSGYYIEVLGSPFTCFDASKYGTLMIVDPEEEYFPEEVTKLRQDVEKGLSIIVFADWYNVNVMKKVKFYDENTKQLWMPVTGGSNIPALNYLLGFWGVALSDGVYEGDFTLGDRDMYYATGTSLAQFPRDGIVVRKTLNDHAKEMLEAENESVQDVPILGLLQTESNSVADNADKSQSLGRLVVYGDSNCLDNSHLQKDCFWMLDALLEYTTTGHLAGVFSSSAGAPIPPTTDLPTKMENSNLHKHSKVVEHTLGMEQMRPLPECPILVPVIPQPLNVSNKNLNIHVGLKLLSQPEIVAAVKVAPVDVQPLPLDGHGSNQGDIVAGSSNTGSSLSTLAYPTERTPAFAILSIVMVVLMVCYWYRSRHRPKRRRSKLRKVFMAAINGRLPSV; encoded by the exons ATGAAGCCAAATTTTCGATGGAAGAAAACAGAGTCTAGTAGAAAAGGGACCGTGGCTTCAAATACAGAGGCAGTTTTCCACAATGAAAGGATTCTTCCATATGATAGAAAAGAGGTCATCAGAGACGAAGATAAAGGAGTTACTGGTGGTGATTTCCCGTATCATTTAGATATGCAAGTGATCAAAAACCctgaagtggagggaagaaagcccaAGTGTTATTGTAATTCACAAGTGATAAAAACCAGAACTAGACAATTAAACAGTGGGTATAATCtgaaaaatatattttactGGAGGCCAGATTGGAGAGGaagttttgtgtttgtgttgattgTGGTGTGTTTATTGAGCAGAACAACACAAGGAGCACTGAACAGTGACAGTGATGCCAcatatggtgatgataatgtaatGTTTAATGCTAGAAGACTGAGTAGCTTGACAACACCAGATCCTGTAAATATTTTACAAGAAGAGCACAATGATCCCAATGGTGGTGGATCAAAATCTACAAAAATGCCAtgtggaaaagagaaaggagtacATGTGAAGATCCAGTATTCTTCCAGTATTGTGGAAAATG AATACATAGTGGCCTTTAAGGGATACTACAGACAAGAGGCTCGTGAACGTTTCATAGAGGCAGCCTTGAATGAGTCCAATGTGGTGCGGTGGGAAGTGGTGCCCCGCAACAATCCTGCCAGTGACTACCCAAGTGACTTTGATGTGGTTCAG ATTCAAGAACATCACAAAAATGTGGGCCTAGATGCACTGAAGGACCATCCTGCAGTGAAAAGAGTAACTTCCCAGCGCATGGTGATTCGCCACCTACACTTTGTCAATGACACTGAAGATACAGATCTGGACCAGTGGGAAGAGAATATATTTGCTAATGTTTCTGAAACTGAAGGTTATCCTGGTATGATTTTCAATGTAACTGATTCAGACAGAATTACCTTAGGCGATGAAACTTCCTTAAACTCTGAGGAGGAGTTAACTGACACACAGGAGGTGCATGGTGATGACATGGAATATGACCATATCTTTTCTGAGGCTACTGCAGACAAAACAGGCACCAAAGGCACAGGTGATGGTGAGCCTTGCAGTGGAGATAAATgtaaggaaggggagacagaGGATGGCACCTGGCCGGCCTCTAGACCACTGCGGCGATCTTCACTAACACTC GGCACAGCATTTTGGCAGACCACCGGCAGACACTCCAGCCGCCGTCTTTTACGTGCCATCCCTAGGCAGATAACAACCACTCTGCAGGCAGATGTACTGTGGAGCATGGGCATTACAG GTACTGGAGTTAAAGTGGCTGTGTTTGACACTGGCCTCTCTAAATCCCATCCCCATTTCAAGCGCATCAAAGAACGAACAAACTGGACAAATGAAAAAACTCTTGATGATGGCCTAGGACATGGCACCTTTGTGGCTGGAGTAATAGCCTCCAGTGGGAAGACCTGCTTAGGATTTGCTCCTGATGCTGAACTGCATATTTACAGAGTATTCACCAATAACCAG GTGTCCTACACATCCTGGTTCCTAGATGCTTTCAACTATGCAATTCTAAAGAAGGTGGATGTGTTGAACCTAAGTATTGGAGGACCTGATTTTATGGATCATCCCTTTGTTGACAAAGTATGGGAACTGACAGCAAACAGAGTCATCATGGTGTCTGCCATTGGCAATGATGGGCCACTCTATGG AACTTTGAACAATCCAGCAGACCAGATGGATGTTATTGGTGTAGGCGGCATAAATTTTGAAGATCAGATTGCCCGCTTTTCCTCTAGAGGCATGACAACTTGGGAATTGCCTCAGGG ATATGGCCGTGTCAAACCTGACATTGTGACATATGGGTCCCTGGTGCAGGGATCAAGTATGGAGGGCAAGTGTCGACAACTCTCAGGCACTTCAGTCGCCTCTCCAGTTGTTGCTGGAGCTGTCACTCTTTTGGCCAG tggtgTTCTTCACCGAGGAGGCATCATCAACCCAGCCAGCATGAAACAGGCCTTGATGGCCTCAGCACGAAGACTGCCAGGAGTAAATATGTTTGAACAGGGTCATGGCAAGCTGGACTTGGTAAAGGCATACCAGGTGCTTTCAAAATATAAACCTCAAGCTTCCCTGAGTCCTAGTTACATAGATCTCACTGAGTGCCAGTACATGTGGCCATATTGCACTCAACCTCTTTACTATGGTGCCATGCCTCTCATTGTTAATGTCACAATCCTCAACGGCATGGGTGTATCTGGACGCATAGTTGAAAAGCCTGTCTGGCACCCATACACTCCTCAGTTTGGACAGCATCTTGAAATGGCATTCACTTATTCAGAG GTCTTGTGGCCATGGTCAGGCCATCTTGCTGTATGGATCACTGTGGCTGAGAGTGGTAAGGACTGGGAGGGTTATGCACGAGGACATATCTCTATTACTGTGGAATCTCCCCCTGAAGAAGGTGAAACCCAACCAAGAATTTCTCATGTGAAGTTACCTGTCAAGGCCAAAATGATTCCTACACCACCGAGACACAAACGTGTGCTGTGGGATCAGTTCCACAACCTGCGTTATCCTCCAGGCTACTTCCCAAGGGACAACTTGCGCATGAACAATGACCCATTGGACTGGAATGCAGaccacatacatacaaacttcAAGGACATGTACCAGCATTTACGGAACAGTGGATATTACATTGAAGTACTGGGATCTCCTTTCACTTGTTTTGATGCTAGCAAGTATGGAACTCTGATGATTGTTGACCCTGAAGAGGAGTATTTTCCTGAAGAGGTGACAAAGTTACGACAAGATGTCGAAAAAGGCTTGTCCATCATTGTGTTTGCTGACTGGTATAATGTCAATGTTATGAAGAAAGTGAAGTTCTATGATGAAAACACAAA GCAACTCTGGATGCCAGTAACGGGGGGCAGTAACATCCCTGCCCTTAACTACCTGCTTGGTTTCTGGGGTGTGGCCCTCAGTGATGGAGTTTATGAGGGAGACTTCACTCTGGGAGACAGGGACATGTACTATGCCACTGGAACTTCATTGGCACAGTTCCCTCGGGATGGTATAGTGGTGCGTAAAACCCTGAACGATCATGCCAAGGAGATGTTGGAGGCTGAGAATGAGAGTGTTCAAG ATGTACCCATCTTGGGGCTGCTGCAGACAGAAAGTAACAGTGTTGCTGACAATGCTGACAAGAGTCAGAGTCTGGGACGCTTGGTGGTGTACGGAGACTCTAACTGCCTAGACAACAGTCACCTCCAGAAGGACTGCTTCTGGATGCTGGATGCCCTCCTGGAGTACACCACCACAGGCCACCTAGCTGGTGTTTTCAGCTCCAGTGCTGGGGCTCCAATTCCACCAACAACAGACTTGCCCACCAAAATGGAAAACAGTAATTTACACAAACATTCAAAG GTTGTAGAGCACACCCTGGGGATGGAGCAGATGCGGCCCCTGCCAGAGTGTCCCATCTTGGTGCCTGTCATACCACAGCCTCTAAATGTTTCTAACAAAAA CCTGAATATCCATGTGGGCCTAAAGCTGCTCTCCCAACCTGAAATTGTGGCAGCAGTCAAGGTAGCTCCTGTTGATGTTCAGCCTCTGCCTCTGGATGGCCATGGAAGCAACCAGGGGGATATAGTTGCTGGCTCTTCAAATACag
- the LOC135101394 gene encoding membrane-bound transcription factor site-1 protease-like isoform X2, whose translation MKPNFRWKKTESSRKGTVASNTEAVFHNERILPYDRKEVIRDEDKGVTGGDFPYHLDMQVIKNPEVEGRKPKCYCNSQVIKTRTRQLNSGYNLKNIFYWRPDWRGSFVFVLIVVCLLSRTTQGALNSDSDATYGDDNVMFNARRLSSLTTPDPVNILQEEHNDPNGGGSKSTKMPCGKEKGVHVKIQYSSSIVENEYIVAFKGYYRQEARERFIEAALNESNVVRWEVVPRNNPASDYPSDFDVVQIQEHHKNVGLDALKDHPAVKRVTSQRMVIRHLHFVNDTEDTDLDQWEENIFANVSETEGYPGMIFNVTDSDRITLGDETSLNSEEELTDTQEVHGDDMEYDHIFSEATADKTGTKGTGDGEPCSGDKCKEGETEDGTWPASRPLRRSSLTLGTAFWQTTGRHSSRRLLRAIPRQITTTLQADVLWSMGITGTGVKVAVFDTGLSKSHPHFKRIKERTNWTNEKTLDDGLGHGTFVAGVIASSGKTCLGFAPDAELHIYRVFTNNQVSYTSWFLDAFNYAILKKVDVLNLSIGGPDFMDHPFVDKVWELTANRVIMVSAIGNDGPLYGTLNNPADQMDVIGVGGINFEDQIARFSSRGMTTWELPQGYGRVKPDIVTYGSLVQGSSMEGKCRQLSGTSVASPVVAGAVTLLASGVLHRGGIINPASMKQALMASARRLPGVNMFEQGHGKLDLVKAYQVLSKYKPQASLSPSYIDLTECQYMWPYCTQPLYYGAMPLIVNVTILNGMGVSGRIVEKPVWHPYTPQFGQHLEMAFTYSEVLWPWSGHLAVWITVAESGKDWEGYARGHISITVESPPEEGETQPRISHVKLPVKAKMIPTPPRHKRVLWDQFHNLRYPPGYFPRDNLRMNNDPLDWNADHIHTNFKDMYQHLRNSGYYIEVLGSPFTCFDASKYGTLMIVDPEEEYFPEEVTKLRQDVEKGLSIIVFADWYNVNVMKKVKFYDENTKQLWMPVTGGSNIPALNYLLGFWGVALSDGVYEGDFTLGDRDMYYATGTSLAQFPRDGIVVRKTLNDHAKEMLEAENESVQDVPILGLLQTESNSVADNADKSQSLGRLVVYGDSNCLDNSHLQKDCFWMLDALLEYTTTGHLAGVFSSSAGAPIPPTTDLPTKMENSNLHKHSKVVEHTLGMEQMRPLPECPILVPVIPQPLNVSNKNLNIHVGLKLLSQPEIVAAVKVAPVDVQPLPLDGHGSNQGDIVAGSSNTE comes from the exons ATGAAGCCAAATTTTCGATGGAAGAAAACAGAGTCTAGTAGAAAAGGGACCGTGGCTTCAAATACAGAGGCAGTTTTCCACAATGAAAGGATTCTTCCATATGATAGAAAAGAGGTCATCAGAGACGAAGATAAAGGAGTTACTGGTGGTGATTTCCCGTATCATTTAGATATGCAAGTGATCAAAAACCctgaagtggagggaagaaagcccaAGTGTTATTGTAATTCACAAGTGATAAAAACCAGAACTAGACAATTAAACAGTGGGTATAATCtgaaaaatatattttactGGAGGCCAGATTGGAGAGGaagttttgtgtttgtgttgattgTGGTGTGTTTATTGAGCAGAACAACACAAGGAGCACTGAACAGTGACAGTGATGCCAcatatggtgatgataatgtaatGTTTAATGCTAGAAGACTGAGTAGCTTGACAACACCAGATCCTGTAAATATTTTACAAGAAGAGCACAATGATCCCAATGGTGGTGGATCAAAATCTACAAAAATGCCAtgtggaaaagagaaaggagtacATGTGAAGATCCAGTATTCTTCCAGTATTGTGGAAAATG AATACATAGTGGCCTTTAAGGGATACTACAGACAAGAGGCTCGTGAACGTTTCATAGAGGCAGCCTTGAATGAGTCCAATGTGGTGCGGTGGGAAGTGGTGCCCCGCAACAATCCTGCCAGTGACTACCCAAGTGACTTTGATGTGGTTCAG ATTCAAGAACATCACAAAAATGTGGGCCTAGATGCACTGAAGGACCATCCTGCAGTGAAAAGAGTAACTTCCCAGCGCATGGTGATTCGCCACCTACACTTTGTCAATGACACTGAAGATACAGATCTGGACCAGTGGGAAGAGAATATATTTGCTAATGTTTCTGAAACTGAAGGTTATCCTGGTATGATTTTCAATGTAACTGATTCAGACAGAATTACCTTAGGCGATGAAACTTCCTTAAACTCTGAGGAGGAGTTAACTGACACACAGGAGGTGCATGGTGATGACATGGAATATGACCATATCTTTTCTGAGGCTACTGCAGACAAAACAGGCACCAAAGGCACAGGTGATGGTGAGCCTTGCAGTGGAGATAAATgtaaggaaggggagacagaGGATGGCACCTGGCCGGCCTCTAGACCACTGCGGCGATCTTCACTAACACTC GGCACAGCATTTTGGCAGACCACCGGCAGACACTCCAGCCGCCGTCTTTTACGTGCCATCCCTAGGCAGATAACAACCACTCTGCAGGCAGATGTACTGTGGAGCATGGGCATTACAG GTACTGGAGTTAAAGTGGCTGTGTTTGACACTGGCCTCTCTAAATCCCATCCCCATTTCAAGCGCATCAAAGAACGAACAAACTGGACAAATGAAAAAACTCTTGATGATGGCCTAGGACATGGCACCTTTGTGGCTGGAGTAATAGCCTCCAGTGGGAAGACCTGCTTAGGATTTGCTCCTGATGCTGAACTGCATATTTACAGAGTATTCACCAATAACCAG GTGTCCTACACATCCTGGTTCCTAGATGCTTTCAACTATGCAATTCTAAAGAAGGTGGATGTGTTGAACCTAAGTATTGGAGGACCTGATTTTATGGATCATCCCTTTGTTGACAAAGTATGGGAACTGACAGCAAACAGAGTCATCATGGTGTCTGCCATTGGCAATGATGGGCCACTCTATGG AACTTTGAACAATCCAGCAGACCAGATGGATGTTATTGGTGTAGGCGGCATAAATTTTGAAGATCAGATTGCCCGCTTTTCCTCTAGAGGCATGACAACTTGGGAATTGCCTCAGGG ATATGGCCGTGTCAAACCTGACATTGTGACATATGGGTCCCTGGTGCAGGGATCAAGTATGGAGGGCAAGTGTCGACAACTCTCAGGCACTTCAGTCGCCTCTCCAGTTGTTGCTGGAGCTGTCACTCTTTTGGCCAG tggtgTTCTTCACCGAGGAGGCATCATCAACCCAGCCAGCATGAAACAGGCCTTGATGGCCTCAGCACGAAGACTGCCAGGAGTAAATATGTTTGAACAGGGTCATGGCAAGCTGGACTTGGTAAAGGCATACCAGGTGCTTTCAAAATATAAACCTCAAGCTTCCCTGAGTCCTAGTTACATAGATCTCACTGAGTGCCAGTACATGTGGCCATATTGCACTCAACCTCTTTACTATGGTGCCATGCCTCTCATTGTTAATGTCACAATCCTCAACGGCATGGGTGTATCTGGACGCATAGTTGAAAAGCCTGTCTGGCACCCATACACTCCTCAGTTTGGACAGCATCTTGAAATGGCATTCACTTATTCAGAG GTCTTGTGGCCATGGTCAGGCCATCTTGCTGTATGGATCACTGTGGCTGAGAGTGGTAAGGACTGGGAGGGTTATGCACGAGGACATATCTCTATTACTGTGGAATCTCCCCCTGAAGAAGGTGAAACCCAACCAAGAATTTCTCATGTGAAGTTACCTGTCAAGGCCAAAATGATTCCTACACCACCGAGACACAAACGTGTGCTGTGGGATCAGTTCCACAACCTGCGTTATCCTCCAGGCTACTTCCCAAGGGACAACTTGCGCATGAACAATGACCCATTGGACTGGAATGCAGaccacatacatacaaacttcAAGGACATGTACCAGCATTTACGGAACAGTGGATATTACATTGAAGTACTGGGATCTCCTTTCACTTGTTTTGATGCTAGCAAGTATGGAACTCTGATGATTGTTGACCCTGAAGAGGAGTATTTTCCTGAAGAGGTGACAAAGTTACGACAAGATGTCGAAAAAGGCTTGTCCATCATTGTGTTTGCTGACTGGTATAATGTCAATGTTATGAAGAAAGTGAAGTTCTATGATGAAAACACAAA GCAACTCTGGATGCCAGTAACGGGGGGCAGTAACATCCCTGCCCTTAACTACCTGCTTGGTTTCTGGGGTGTGGCCCTCAGTGATGGAGTTTATGAGGGAGACTTCACTCTGGGAGACAGGGACATGTACTATGCCACTGGAACTTCATTGGCACAGTTCCCTCGGGATGGTATAGTGGTGCGTAAAACCCTGAACGATCATGCCAAGGAGATGTTGGAGGCTGAGAATGAGAGTGTTCAAG ATGTACCCATCTTGGGGCTGCTGCAGACAGAAAGTAACAGTGTTGCTGACAATGCTGACAAGAGTCAGAGTCTGGGACGCTTGGTGGTGTACGGAGACTCTAACTGCCTAGACAACAGTCACCTCCAGAAGGACTGCTTCTGGATGCTGGATGCCCTCCTGGAGTACACCACCACAGGCCACCTAGCTGGTGTTTTCAGCTCCAGTGCTGGGGCTCCAATTCCACCAACAACAGACTTGCCCACCAAAATGGAAAACAGTAATTTACACAAACATTCAAAG GTTGTAGAGCACACCCTGGGGATGGAGCAGATGCGGCCCCTGCCAGAGTGTCCCATCTTGGTGCCTGTCATACCACAGCCTCTAAATGTTTCTAACAAAAA CCTGAATATCCATGTGGGCCTAAAGCTGCTCTCCCAACCTGAAATTGTGGCAGCAGTCAAGGTAGCTCCTGTTGATGTTCAGCCTCTGCCTCTGGATGGCCATGGAAGCAACCAGGGGGATATAGTTGCTGGCTCTTCAAATACag AATGA